Proteins co-encoded in one Pseudorhizobium banfieldiae genomic window:
- the mltG gene encoding endolytic transglycosylase MltG: MADTPHNHGGGHGPIIPKSPNEALKPERVPEPPRRSRKARSQLVIFLNFVMTMVMIVCVVAVAGFYYMISSFQKPGPLEANTHFMVRAGNGLAEIANNLERNGIISDARIFRYVSATYLRDGGTLKAGEYDIKAGASMKEIMELLESGKSILYSVVLPEGLTVRQMMLRLAEDPVLEGELPAELPPEGSLRPDTYKFSRGTKRAEIVQQMRVAQERLINQIWEKRDPDLPIETKEEFVTLASIVEKETGVDDERARVASVFLNRLQKGMRLQSDPTIIYGLFGGDGKPSDRPIYKSDLQKETPYNTYVIKGLPPTPIANPGRAALEAVANPWRTKDLYFVADGTGGHAFAETLEEHNANVRRWRKLEAERADSAEAQLGDGQPGGDEAEKPSN; the protein is encoded by the coding sequence ATGGCCGATACGCCGCACAACCACGGCGGCGGTCACGGGCCGATCATTCCGAAGTCTCCCAACGAGGCTCTGAAGCCGGAGCGCGTGCCGGAGCCACCGCGGCGGTCGCGCAAGGCGCGCAGCCAGCTGGTGATCTTCCTGAACTTCGTCATGACCATGGTGATGATCGTCTGCGTCGTCGCTGTCGCCGGCTTCTACTACATGATCTCCAGCTTCCAGAAGCCCGGCCCGCTTGAAGCCAATACCCATTTCATGGTCCGCGCGGGTAACGGTCTCGCGGAGATCGCCAACAACCTCGAGCGCAACGGCATCATCTCCGATGCCCGCATCTTCCGCTATGTCAGTGCCACCTATCTGCGCGATGGCGGCACGCTGAAAGCCGGCGAGTACGACATCAAGGCCGGAGCATCGATGAAGGAGATCATGGAACTCCTGGAGTCCGGCAAGTCCATCCTCTATTCCGTCGTGCTGCCCGAAGGCCTGACGGTCCGCCAGATGATGCTTCGGCTCGCGGAAGATCCTGTCCTGGAAGGGGAGCTGCCGGCAGAACTGCCTCCTGAAGGAAGCCTTCGCCCCGATACCTATAAATTCTCCCGCGGCACCAAGCGTGCCGAGATCGTCCAGCAGATGCGCGTGGCTCAGGAAAGGCTGATCAACCAGATCTGGGAGAAGCGGGATCCTGACCTTCCGATCGAGACGAAGGAGGAGTTCGTCACGCTGGCCTCGATCGTGGAGAAGGAGACGGGCGTCGATGATGAACGCGCGCGCGTCGCCTCCGTCTTCCTCAACCGCCTGCAGAAGGGCATGCGATTGCAGTCGGATCCGACCATCATCTACGGGCTGTTCGGCGGTGACGGCAAGCCGTCCGACCGGCCAATCTACAAGTCGGACCTGCAGAAGGAAACGCCTTACAATACCTATGTCATCAAGGGCCTGCCGCCGACCCCGATCGCCAATCCCGGCCGTGCCGCGCTGGAGGCCGTAGCGAACCCGTGGCGGACGAAGGATCTCTATTTCGTCGCCGACGGCACAGGCGGCCATGCCTTTGCCGAGACGCTCGAAGAGCACAACGCCAATGTCCGCCGTTGGCGCAAGCTGGAGGCAGAGCGCGCCGACAGTGCCGAAGCCCAGTTGGGCGACGGACAGCCGGGCGGCGACGAGGCAGAAAAGCCGAGCAACTGA
- a CDS encoding YicC/YloC family endoribonuclease, protein MTLQSMTGFARDESSFGRYRIVWELRSVNGKGLDLRLRFPPGLERLEPDVRRLVGEQVTRGNIQASLTFVASETKLEAVLNREALDAVLSLRAELGDVIDPAPLRLDTLLGIRGIVDIREADESPEEADARDTEILDCLVRALAHLRQMREQEGAALADVMARQIDRIEELALAVEKDPSRSAEEIGRRLQQQVAALLQDNSQSLDPVRLHSEVALLATKADLREEIDRLKAHVTATRDLLGKGGPVGRRLDFLAQEFNRESNTICSKSNSSAVTAAGVELKVVIDQFREQVQNLE, encoded by the coding sequence ATGACCTTGCAGTCCATGACCGGTTTTGCTCGTGACGAAAGCAGTTTTGGGCGTTACCGCATCGTCTGGGAACTGCGCTCCGTCAATGGAAAAGGGTTGGATCTCAGATTGCGCTTTCCTCCCGGTCTCGAAAGGCTTGAGCCCGACGTCCGGCGACTGGTCGGGGAACAGGTGACCAGAGGCAACATCCAGGCTTCGCTGACGTTTGTCGCCTCGGAGACGAAGCTGGAAGCGGTGCTCAATCGCGAGGCGCTGGATGCTGTGCTGTCGCTTCGCGCGGAGCTCGGCGATGTTATCGATCCCGCACCGTTGCGGCTCGACACGCTTCTCGGCATCCGCGGTATTGTCGACATTCGCGAGGCGGATGAAAGCCCTGAAGAGGCAGATGCCCGGGACACTGAAATCCTGGATTGCCTGGTGCGCGCACTCGCTCATCTGAGGCAGATGCGCGAGCAGGAGGGTGCCGCGCTTGCCGATGTGATGGCGCGCCAGATCGATAGGATCGAGGAACTCGCCCTGGCCGTGGAAAAGGATCCATCCCGGTCTGCCGAGGAGATCGGCCGTCGCCTTCAGCAACAGGTGGCAGCACTCCTCCAGGATAACAGCCAGTCGCTCGACCCGGTTCGTCTTCATTCGGAGGTCGCGCTTCTGGCGACCAAGGCTGATCTCCGCGAAGAGATCGACCGGTTGAAGGCTCACGTTACCGCCACGCGTGATCTCCTGGGGAAGGGTGGTCCGGTGGGACGCCGGCTTGATTTTCTGGCGCAGGAATTCAACCGCGAATCGAATACCATCTGTTCCAAATCGAACTCGAGCGCAGTCACCGCCGCGGGTGTCGAACTGAAAGTCGTCATCGACCAGTTCCGTGAACAGGTCCAGAATCTGGAGTGA
- the gmk gene encoding guanylate kinase encodes MRPAASSPSKIARRGLMLVLSSPSGAGKSTIARNLLDDDHSLEISVSVTTRQKRPSEIAGKHYHFITVPQFERMRDAGDLLEWAEVHGNYYGTPREPVEQAMAEGRDMLFDIDWQGALQLQEKMKADVVSIFVLPPSMTELQSRLHRRAEDTEEVIRTRLLNSRAEIEHWREYDYVIVNDDLDEAFGYVSCIVKAERIRRDRRHGLFDFVQGLLTEEPAL; translated from the coding sequence ATGAGACCTGCAGCATCCAGCCCGTCCAAGATTGCGCGCCGCGGCCTGATGCTGGTGCTGTCATCGCCATCCGGGGCGGGTAAGTCGACGATCGCCCGCAACCTGCTGGATGACGACCACTCACTGGAGATCTCGGTCAGCGTGACGACGCGCCAGAAGCGGCCGAGCGAGATCGCTGGAAAGCACTACCATTTCATCACGGTGCCGCAGTTCGAGCGGATGCGGGACGCGGGCGACCTCCTGGAATGGGCGGAGGTTCATGGCAACTACTACGGCACCCCCCGCGAGCCGGTCGAGCAGGCCATGGCCGAAGGCCGCGACATGCTCTTCGACATCGACTGGCAGGGTGCCCTGCAACTGCAGGAGAAGATGAAGGCGGATGTCGTCTCCATCTTCGTCCTTCCGCCTTCGATGACCGAGCTCCAGTCACGTCTGCACCGGCGCGCTGAGGACACCGAGGAAGTCATCCGTACGCGCCTTCTGAACTCGCGGGCAGAGATCGAGCACTGGCGGGAGTATGACTACGTGATCGTCAACGATGATCTCGATGAAGCCTTCGGCTATGTCAGTTGTATCGTGAAGGCAGAACGGATCCGCCGCGACCGTCGGCACGGTCTCTTCGACTTCGTTCAGGGACTGCTCACGGAAGAGCCTGCACTCTAG
- the rsmA gene encoding 16S rRNA (adenine(1518)-N(6)/adenine(1519)-N(6))-dimethyltransferase RsmA — protein MATLDGLPPLREVIQRHGLDAKKALGQNFLLDLNLTQKIARSAGPLEDATVIEVGPGPGGLTRAILSLGARKLIAIERDSRCLPALAEIAEHYPGRLEVIEGDALKVDFDALAADGPIKIIANLPYNVGTQLLLNWLLPRSWPPFWDSLTLMFQKEVGLRIVARENDDHYGRLGVLAGWRTEARMVFDVPPQAFTPPPKVTSSVVHLTPRQAPLPCDVKKLETVTQAAFGQRRKMLRQSLKALGGEALLSKAGIDPVRRAETLSVEEFVTLANAL, from the coding sequence ATGGCGACATTGGATGGGCTGCCGCCGCTGCGAGAGGTCATCCAGCGGCACGGGCTGGATGCGAAGAAGGCGCTCGGCCAGAATTTCCTGCTCGACCTCAACCTGACACAAAAGATAGCGCGTAGCGCCGGTCCGCTGGAGGATGCCACCGTCATCGAGGTCGGACCAGGCCCCGGCGGACTGACCCGTGCAATCCTGTCTCTCGGCGCAAGAAAACTGATTGCGATCGAACGGGATTCCCGCTGCCTGCCAGCCCTTGCGGAGATTGCCGAGCATTATCCGGGACGTTTAGAGGTGATTGAGGGAGATGCGCTGAAGGTCGACTTCGATGCGCTTGCCGCAGACGGTCCGATCAAGATCATCGCGAACCTGCCCTACAATGTCGGCACGCAGTTGTTGCTCAACTGGCTTCTCCCCCGCTCCTGGCCGCCGTTTTGGGATTCGCTGACGCTGATGTTCCAGAAGGAAGTCGGGCTGCGGATCGTCGCGCGGGAAAATGATGACCATTATGGGCGCCTCGGCGTTCTTGCCGGCTGGCGGACGGAGGCACGGATGGTGTTCGACGTGCCGCCGCAGGCGTTTACGCCGCCGCCCAAGGTTACGTCAAGTGTCGTGCATCTGACGCCGCGGCAGGCGCCCCTGCCCTGTGACGTCAAGAAGCTGGAAACGGTGACGCAGGCAGCCTTCGGACAGAGGCGCAAGATGCTGCGCCAGAGCCTGAAGGCGCTGGGTGGCGAGGCGCTTTTATCGAAGGCGGGCATCGACCCGGTCCGGCGAGCCGAAACTCTGTCTGTCGAGGAATTCGTTACCCTCGCCAACGCGCTCTAG
- the pdxA gene encoding 4-hydroxythreonine-4-phosphate dehydrogenase PdxA — MPLDRPLALTQGDPAGIGPDLALAAWFNRREYGLAPFLYIGDPEVLSARARLLELDVPISQTDAAGALASFETSLPIYPVAAGALVAPGEPHSATAGGTIAAIEKAVAFALEGTVAAVVTNPIAKSVLYASGFGFPGHTEFLAELAYRATGEKVTPVMMLAGPKLRAIPVTIHIPLKDVPAVLTEDLIVETCQIADRDLRSRFGISQPRLAIAGLNPHAGEDGTIGREDAEIIHPAITRLRREGINAFGPLPADTMFHDEARSRYDVAVCMYHDQALIPAKALGFDTSVNVTLGLPFIRTSPDHGTAFGIAGQGVARESSLVEALRLAAELAEKSAKVTA; from the coding sequence ATGCCACTTGATCGCCCGCTTGCTCTTACCCAGGGCGATCCAGCCGGCATAGGTCCGGATCTCGCACTCGCTGCGTGGTTCAATCGGCGGGAATATGGGCTGGCACCCTTCCTCTACATCGGAGACCCCGAGGTCCTCTCTGCACGCGCCCGGCTCCTTGAGCTGGATGTTCCAATCTCCCAAACCGACGCCGCCGGTGCGCTGGCATCGTTCGAAACAAGCCTGCCAATCTATCCCGTCGCTGCGGGTGCGCTCGTCGCACCGGGGGAACCCCATAGTGCGACGGCAGGAGGGACCATCGCTGCGATAGAGAAGGCCGTTGCATTTGCCCTCGAAGGTACAGTGGCCGCAGTCGTCACCAACCCGATCGCCAAGTCAGTCCTCTATGCCTCGGGCTTCGGATTTCCGGGGCACACTGAGTTCCTCGCCGAACTTGCCTACCGCGCGACGGGAGAGAAGGTGACGCCGGTGATGATGCTTGCCGGCCCTAAGCTCAGGGCAATCCCGGTCACTATCCATATCCCGCTTAAGGATGTGCCGGCGGTCCTGACGGAGGACCTGATTGTCGAGACCTGCCAGATTGCGGATCGGGACCTCAGGAGCCGCTTCGGGATCAGCCAGCCGCGCCTCGCGATCGCGGGGCTCAACCCCCACGCGGGCGAAGACGGTACGATCGGCAGGGAAGATGCAGAAATCATCCATCCGGCGATCACGCGCCTCCGCCGGGAAGGAATCAATGCCTTCGGCCCGCTGCCTGCAGACACGATGTTCCACGACGAGGCCCGCAGCCGCTACGACGTGGCTGTCTGCATGTATCACGACCAGGCGCTTATCCCGGCCAAGGCTCTCGGCTTTGACACTTCGGTAAACGTGACGCTCGGCCTGCCCTTCATTCGCACCTCCCCCGATCACGGCACCGCCTTCGGGATTGCCGGACAGGGCGTGGCCCGCGAAAGCAGTCTGGTAGAAGCGCTCAGGCTTGCGGCCGAGCTCGCGGAGAAATCCGCAAAGGTCACAGCATAA
- a CDS encoding peptidylprolyl isomerase codes for MNATRRLLLAVAALAAAVVIEPAHHQAVAATEVVAVVNGLPITSSDVSRRAAFLRLQRQKSDAKTARDQLVEEALKREEIARVKMSVSTDDVDKAFARFAASNKLSPEQLTKILGQAGVGAEHFKEYIAVQMSWPRLVNARYGSRGRMSSQELVTRMMENKEKPVTTEYFLQQIIFVVPDSKRNAILGKRKAEAEASRGKFPGCEQSKRFAATMLDVSVRSLGRVLAPELPEEWKPLIEKASGGTTGTRVTERGVEFLAICNQRQVSDDFAAEVVFRAEDLGKQKSGTNPNEEKYLEELRNKAQIDLR; via the coding sequence ATGAATGCAACACGCAGGCTTCTCCTCGCCGTGGCGGCTCTTGCCGCCGCCGTGGTGATCGAACCAGCTCATCACCAGGCCGTTGCGGCCACCGAAGTGGTCGCCGTCGTCAATGGCCTGCCGATCACCAGCAGCGACGTCAGCCGTCGTGCCGCCTTCCTCCGGCTTCAGCGACAGAAGAGCGACGCCAAGACCGCGCGTGACCAACTCGTCGAAGAGGCCCTCAAGCGGGAAGAGATCGCACGGGTGAAGATGTCCGTCAGCACCGACGACGTCGACAAGGCATTTGCCCGCTTCGCCGCAAGCAACAAGCTGTCTCCCGAGCAACTGACGAAAATCCTCGGACAGGCAGGTGTGGGCGCCGAGCACTTCAAGGAATACATCGCCGTACAGATGAGCTGGCCGCGTCTCGTCAATGCCCGCTACGGCAGCCGGGGCCGGATGTCGTCGCAGGAACTCGTCACGCGAATGATGGAAAACAAGGAGAAGCCGGTGACCACCGAGTACTTCCTCCAGCAAATCATCTTCGTGGTGCCGGACTCCAAGCGCAATGCCATCCTCGGCAAGCGGAAGGCTGAGGCAGAAGCCTCCCGCGGCAAGTTCCCCGGGTGCGAACAGTCGAAGCGGTTTGCTGCGACGATGCTCGATGTTTCCGTCCGCAGCCTCGGACGCGTGCTTGCTCCGGAACTGCCGGAGGAATGGAAGCCGCTTATAGAAAAGGCCTCGGGTGGAACGACTGGAACGCGGGTTACCGAGCGCGGGGTGGAATTCCTTGCGATCTGCAACCAGCGGCAGGTGTCAGACGATTTCGCTGCGGAAGTGGTGTTCCGTGCGGAGGATCTGGGCAAGCAGAAGAGCGGCACGAACCCGAACGAGGAAAAGTACCTCGAAGAACTGCGCAACAAGGCGCAGATCGACCTCCGCTGA
- a CDS encoding LPS-assembly protein LptD: MAVNDRGNIRRRLAVLLASVAVCVNGVHPLPVRAQESSMGLSAVADDDAKMLLRANELVYNRDVEKVTASGGVQIYYNRYRMVAQRVEYDQQSGRVIARGNIELIEPDGNRIYADELDITDDFGEGFLNALRVETTDNTRIAAESAERLPGDLMVLNNGVYTACLPCAKKPGRAPLWQVKAERVIQNGQTHTVRLENARFELFGMPIGFLPFIEVPDHTVERKSGFLFPTMSLDDKLGFGLTIPYYHVFAPHMDATLSPTYYTGQGVLLQGEVRNRFETGEHKFRFAGIDQRDPGAFDTGTSDYNAETRLMAASEGRFEINPRWAFGWDVMVQSDNNFSKTYSLDGVSDDVFRNEAYLTGFGKRNYFDVRAFYFNVQDTAEDNLLERRQAIVYPSLDYQYISPEPLAGGEFSITTNFTNLSRREDDFYYAGTTARYPGLDGNYTRFSTEAEWKRTFTTSGGLLLTPILAARGDALRHSSGTPNLTWGSDTYSYNALEDSGAYGRYMVTAGLEARYPFLISSDSSSHIIEPIAQVFVRPDEPLAGGLPNEDAQSFVFDATTLFERDKFSGYDRIEGGTRANVGIRYTGSFDNGVGLHGIFGQSYHLAGLNSFDTDDLVNAGANSGLETDRSDYVGMAGISLPFGVSIEAGARFDQQSFDLERTDTSVSYTSARLSSSLIYTQIEAQPEYGSSEDTDLLQSSSSFRINENWSVNGSAIWDLNEQEVIRRGIGLSYADECTIFTLAYADEGPSSTNATDWTISARITFRTLGDIELGSGSLE; encoded by the coding sequence GTGGCGGTAAACGACCGCGGAAATATCAGACGGCGCCTTGCGGTCCTGCTGGCGAGTGTCGCTGTGTGCGTGAATGGCGTGCATCCCCTTCCCGTGCGTGCGCAGGAAAGCAGTATGGGGCTGTCGGCCGTTGCAGACGACGACGCCAAGATGCTGCTGCGTGCCAATGAACTCGTCTATAATCGCGACGTCGAGAAGGTCACCGCCTCCGGCGGCGTTCAGATCTACTACAACCGCTATCGCATGGTGGCGCAACGGGTCGAGTACGACCAGCAATCCGGCCGTGTGATCGCACGGGGCAACATCGAGCTGATCGAGCCGGACGGCAACCGGATCTACGCGGATGAACTCGACATCACCGATGACTTCGGTGAGGGCTTCCTGAACGCTCTTCGTGTAGAAACAACCGACAATACACGCATTGCTGCGGAAAGCGCCGAGCGTCTCCCCGGAGACTTGATGGTTCTCAACAACGGCGTCTATACCGCCTGCCTTCCCTGCGCGAAGAAACCTGGTCGCGCACCCCTCTGGCAGGTCAAGGCGGAGCGGGTCATCCAGAACGGCCAGACCCATACCGTCCGACTGGAGAACGCTCGCTTCGAACTGTTCGGGATGCCGATCGGCTTCCTGCCGTTCATCGAGGTGCCCGACCACACCGTGGAACGGAAGTCAGGCTTCCTCTTCCCCACCATGAGCTTGGATGACAAGCTCGGTTTCGGACTAACGATCCCATACTATCATGTGTTCGCACCGCACATGGACGCGACACTGAGCCCGACCTACTACACCGGACAGGGTGTGCTGCTGCAGGGTGAGGTCCGCAACCGATTCGAGACCGGTGAGCACAAGTTCAGATTTGCCGGCATCGATCAGCGCGATCCGGGCGCATTCGATACGGGAACAAGTGACTACAATGCCGAGACGCGGCTGATGGCTGCGTCGGAAGGCCGCTTCGAGATCAATCCGCGCTGGGCCTTCGGCTGGGACGTCATGGTCCAGAGCGACAACAACTTCTCGAAGACTTATTCGCTTGATGGCGTCAGTGACGACGTCTTCCGCAACGAGGCCTACCTGACCGGCTTCGGCAAGCGCAACTACTTCGACGTGCGCGCCTTCTACTTCAACGTTCAGGATACGGCAGAGGACAATCTCCTCGAGCGCCGTCAGGCGATCGTATATCCGTCGTTGGACTACCAGTACATCTCGCCGGAGCCGCTGGCCGGTGGTGAGTTCTCGATCACGACCAACTTCACGAACCTCTCCCGCCGGGAAGACGACTTCTATTATGCGGGGACGACCGCCCGCTACCCGGGACTCGACGGGAACTACACCCGCTTCTCGACCGAAGCGGAATGGAAGCGCACCTTTACCACGTCGGGGGGCCTTCTGCTGACACCGATCCTCGCCGCGAGGGGTGACGCCCTGCGACACAGTTCCGGTACTCCGAACCTAACGTGGGGCAGCGATACCTATAGCTACAATGCTCTGGAGGACTCCGGTGCCTATGGCCGCTATATGGTTACCGCTGGCCTGGAGGCACGCTATCCCTTCCTGATCAGCAGCGACAGCAGCAGCCATATCATCGAGCCGATCGCCCAGGTCTTCGTTCGACCAGACGAGCCGCTGGCCGGTGGACTGCCGAATGAGGACGCGCAGAGCTTTGTCTTCGATGCGACGACACTTTTCGAACGCGACAAGTTCTCGGGCTACGACCGTATCGAAGGCGGGACGCGCGCCAATGTCGGCATTCGTTATACGGGCTCGTTCGACAATGGGGTCGGGCTTCACGGGATCTTCGGTCAAAGTTATCACCTTGCCGGCCTGAACTCCTTCGATACCGACGATCTCGTCAATGCCGGGGCAAACTCGGGGCTGGAGACCGACCGGTCAGACTATGTGGGAATGGCCGGGATCAGCCTCCCCTTCGGTGTCTCCATTGAAGCGGGGGCCAGGTTCGACCAGCAATCGTTTGACCTCGAGCGCACCGATACATCCGTTTCCTACACCTCCGCAAGGCTGAGCAGTTCGTTGATCTATACGCAGATCGAAGCCCAGCCGGAATACGGGTCGAGCGAAGATACGGATCTCCTGCAATCGTCGAGCAGCTTCCGCATCAACGAGAACTGGTCTGTAAACGGTTCAGCGATCTGGGATCTGAACGAACAGGAAGTCATCCGGCGCGGCATCGGGCTCTCCTATGCGGACGAGTGCACGATCTTCACACTTGCCTACGCGGACGAAGGCCCCAGCAGCACCAATGCGACCGACTGGACTATCAGCGCACGCATTACATTCCGGACCCTCGGCGACATTGAGCTTGGCTCGGGCAGCCTTGAATAG
- the lptG gene encoding LPS export ABC transporter permease LptG translates to MIANTLSRYFFRRYVSTAGWFFLGVCGIIFLADFSETSRRLSGLEGYSVPAALLFTAMRTPLIFQQTIPTLTLFVGMTSLIALNRRYELVVTRAAGISVWQFITPFAAGALLIGLFAMLVVNPVAAWGQRESLSMEASWREASGRARKSEFLPWIRQISGGKDTIIGAKSYREDGAELLDAVIFHFDEDGRVTLRQDAATAKLEDGYWMLTDVQEIRPGEIPSHVESTRLSTNLRQDYLKESLSQPETVAFYDLLRKIDVGRSFGISTKALETQFHSLLSLPVLLVAMTLIAATVSLKFSRFAQSRSVILGGIVSGFVLYVVTVLVKAFGSSGAVPPFVAVWVPVIVATALGATILLHQEDG, encoded by the coding sequence ATGATCGCCAATACTCTCTCGCGATACTTCTTCCGAAGGTACGTTTCCACGGCAGGGTGGTTTTTCCTCGGCGTCTGCGGGATCATCTTTCTGGCCGATTTCAGTGAAACCAGTCGCCGGCTATCCGGCCTGGAGGGGTATTCGGTACCGGCCGCCTTGCTGTTCACGGCAATGCGCACACCGCTGATCTTCCAGCAGACCATACCGACGCTGACGCTGTTTGTTGGTATGACTTCGCTCATCGCCCTCAACCGCCGCTATGAACTCGTCGTCACCCGCGCCGCCGGGATTTCGGTATGGCAGTTCATCACGCCTTTCGCGGCTGGAGCTCTCCTGATCGGGCTGTTCGCAATGCTGGTGGTCAATCCGGTGGCTGCCTGGGGTCAGCGCGAGTCCCTTTCGATGGAGGCTTCCTGGCGGGAGGCAAGCGGCCGGGCACGGAAATCGGAGTTCCTCCCCTGGATCCGGCAGATCTCAGGCGGCAAGGACACGATCATCGGCGCAAAGAGCTATCGAGAGGACGGTGCGGAACTGCTTGATGCCGTTATCTTCCACTTCGACGAGGACGGCCGGGTCACGCTTCGCCAGGACGCAGCCACAGCGAAGTTGGAAGATGGTTACTGGATGCTTACCGACGTCCAGGAGATTCGTCCCGGCGAAATTCCGAGCCATGTCGAAAGCACGCGACTCAGTACCAATCTGAGACAGGACTATCTGAAGGAAAGCCTTTCCCAGCCTGAAACCGTTGCATTTTATGATCTTTTGCGAAAGATCGACGTCGGTCGCTCGTTTGGCATTTCCACGAAGGCGCTCGAGACGCAGTTCCACTCGCTACTTTCTCTGCCCGTACTGCTCGTGGCGATGACGCTCATCGCGGCCACAGTATCTTTGAAATTCAGTCGCTTCGCACAATCACGCTCGGTGATTCTGGGTGGAATCGTTTCCGGCTTCGTGCTTTATGTCGTGACGGTTCTCGTAAAAGCATTCGGGAGCAGCGGCGCCGTCCCGCCTTTCGTGGCGGTTTGGGTGCCAGTAATCGTTGCGACTGCTCTCGGCGCGACGATTCTGCTCCACCAGGAGGATGGCTAG
- a CDS encoding LptF/LptG family permease has product MKLLEIYILRRILQMFLVTLLPVLTIIWTIQVLGRINLVTDTGQSMGSFVVLATYILPTIVPVVLPFALAIGITQTLTAMNNDSELPVIDAAGSSRSIIYRPVLLLAAFLSIFSFVVANFVEPPSRVAARQMVAAAYADLLSSVIEEKTFRSIEDGLYVQISERHSGRILTGLFVVDQRDPNFDLIYYAREGSIDESGTSLTMRDGEVHRKTPEGRVSIIKFVSYAFDLSAMSGAEAPSYTAADRSLGFLLNPDTEDSHVQRSPGSYRAELHGRLTEWLFPFMLALVSLVVAGDSRSHRQARLHPMVIALLLAFGLRWMGFSFKNLVKQDEANTYLLYLLPVATIMSCSYLLATHRTIRMPRAVYDFANRTLRWLRQKLSPSASIGGSQ; this is encoded by the coding sequence ATGAAGCTTCTCGAAATCTACATATTGCGTCGTATTTTGCAGATGTTCCTGGTCACGCTCCTACCGGTGCTGACCATCATCTGGACCATACAGGTGCTCGGACGAATCAACCTGGTCACCGACACTGGTCAGTCGATGGGCTCGTTCGTCGTGCTTGCGACGTATATCCTGCCGACCATCGTGCCCGTTGTCCTCCCCTTCGCGCTCGCGATCGGCATCACGCAGACGCTGACCGCGATGAACAATGACTCGGAACTGCCGGTTATCGACGCAGCGGGTTCTTCGCGCAGCATCATTTATCGGCCGGTTCTCCTGCTCGCGGCGTTTCTCAGCATCTTCAGTTTCGTCGTCGCCAATTTCGTCGAGCCCCCCTCTCGTGTCGCCGCGCGGCAGATGGTGGCAGCCGCCTATGCTGACCTCCTCTCATCCGTCATCGAGGAAAAAACCTTCCGAAGCATTGAGGATGGCCTTTACGTGCAGATTTCGGAACGCCATTCCGGCCGCATCCTGACGGGATTATTCGTGGTCGACCAGCGGGATCCGAACTTCGACCTTATCTACTATGCCCGTGAGGGATCCATCGACGAGAGCGGCACCTCGCTCACCATGCGGGATGGCGAGGTCCATCGAAAGACCCCGGAAGGGCGCGTCTCGATCATCAAGTTTGTCTCCTACGCCTTCGATCTCTCAGCCATGTCCGGAGCTGAGGCGCCCTCCTACACTGCTGCCGACCGGAGTCTGGGTTTCCTTCTCAACCCTGACACCGAAGATTCCCATGTGCAACGCTCCCCTGGCAGCTATCGCGCCGAGTTGCATGGCCGCCTGACGGAATGGCTTTTCCCTTTCATGCTCGCTCTTGTCTCCTTGGTGGTGGCCGGCGATTCGCGCTCTCACCGACAGGCTCGTCTCCATCCGATGGTTATTGCCCTACTGCTGGCGTTCGGGCTCCGCTGGATGGGATTTTCGTTCAAGAACCTCGTCAAGCAAGATGAGGCAAACACCTACCTGCTGTACCTGCTGCCGGTTGCCACTATCATGAGTTGCAGCTACCTGCTTGCCACCCACCGGACGATACGGATGCCTCGGGCGGTCTACGATTTCGCGAACCGTACGCTGCGCTGGCTACGGCAAAAGCTATCGCCGAGCGCCTCGATAGGAGGCAGCCAATGA